A window from Pseudomonas campi encodes these proteins:
- a CDS encoding SirB1 family protein produces MSSRPAWLDCLDAQPPALFEAALCIAAEHDAQLQPAAILRDFANLRQQVQAGLPNLPAGELAQPLLRRLNELDFHEDDDLPTRPQAALLHRVLQRRRGQPLSLALIALELARQLEIPLHAVNFPGHLLLRVPGADHLLDPCSGRRLYPRDCRELLQRVAGPAAELNAGHLLSCDARALLLRLSRNLCHLHGAAGEPLAALKDAERVLQLAPPNVTDHLVRAMIYRELDCPQAERFDLERALLLCDDPQESLRLSQRLHELERSPALH; encoded by the coding sequence ATGAGTTCACGCCCGGCCTGGCTCGATTGCCTCGATGCACAGCCGCCCGCCTTGTTCGAAGCCGCCCTGTGCATCGCCGCCGAACACGATGCCCAACTGCAGCCTGCAGCGATCCTGCGTGACTTCGCCAACCTGCGCCAACAGGTGCAAGCCGGCTTGCCCAACCTGCCTGCGGGCGAGCTGGCCCAGCCGCTGCTGCGCCGCCTCAACGAGCTGGATTTCCACGAAGACGACGACCTGCCCACCCGCCCCCAGGCCGCCCTGCTGCACCGGGTGCTGCAGCGCCGCCGTGGGCAACCGCTGTCGCTGGCGCTGATCGCCCTGGAGCTGGCCCGGCAACTAGAGATTCCGCTGCACGCGGTGAATTTTCCCGGTCACCTGCTGCTACGCGTGCCCGGCGCCGACCACCTGCTCGACCCCTGCAGCGGGCGCCGCCTGTACCCGCGGGACTGCCGTGAACTGCTGCAGCGCGTTGCCGGCCCGGCCGCCGAACTCAACGCCGGCCATCTGCTGAGCTGCGACGCCCGCGCCCTGCTGCTGCGCCTGTCGCGCAACCTGTGCCATCTGCATGGCGCCGCGGGCGAGCCTCTGGCCGCGCTCAAGGATGCCGAACGGGTGCTGCAACTGGCGCCACCGAATGTCACCGACCACCTGGTGCGGGCGATGATCTATCGCGAGCTGGACTGTCCGCAGGCCGAGCGCTTCGACCTCGAACGCGCCCTGCTGCTGTGCGACGACCCGCAGGAAAGCCTGCGCCTGAGCCAGCGTCTGCACGAGCTAGAGCGCTCGCCGGCATTGCACTGA
- a CDS encoding crotonase/enoyl-CoA hydratase family protein: protein MNVLVEKHGPVTTLILNRPEVRNAVDRPTAEALADALREFERDESARVAVLTGAGGTFCAGADLGAVAAGGERANRLQEEGDGPMGPSRMLLSKPLIAAIEGHAVAGGLELALLADLRVMAADAVLGVFCRRFGVPLIDGGTVRLPRIVGQGRALDLILTGRAVAAEEALQMGLVNRVVPSGSARAVAEQLAAQLAEFPQLCMLADRASVYGQWQLPLDAALRAEFRAGMAVVASGETRAGAQRFSAGAGRHGAFNKPQA, encoded by the coding sequence ATGAATGTTCTGGTCGAGAAGCACGGCCCGGTTACCACCCTGATCCTCAATCGTCCCGAAGTGCGCAACGCCGTCGACCGGCCGACGGCCGAGGCCCTGGCCGATGCGTTGCGCGAGTTTGAGCGCGACGAGTCGGCGCGGGTGGCGGTGCTCACCGGAGCCGGCGGCACCTTCTGCGCCGGCGCCGATCTGGGCGCGGTGGCGGCAGGGGGCGAGCGGGCCAATCGCCTGCAGGAGGAGGGCGACGGGCCCATGGGGCCGAGTCGGATGCTGCTGAGCAAGCCGCTGATCGCTGCCATCGAAGGCCATGCGGTAGCGGGTGGTCTGGAACTGGCGCTGTTGGCTGACTTGCGGGTGATGGCGGCGGACGCCGTGCTCGGGGTGTTCTGTCGGCGCTTCGGCGTGCCGCTGATCGATGGCGGCACAGTGCGTTTGCCGCGCATCGTCGGCCAGGGCCGGGCGCTCGATCTGATCCTGACCGGACGTGCCGTGGCGGCCGAGGAAGCCTTGCAGATGGGCCTGGTCAATCGCGTGGTGCCGAGTGGCAGTGCGCGTGCCGTGGCCGAACAGCTGGCCGCGCAGCTCGCCGAGTTCCCCCAGCTGTGCATGCTTGCCGACCGCGCCAGTGTCTATGGCCAGTGGCAGTTGCCGCTGGATGCGGCGCTGCGTGCGGAGTTTCGCGCTGGCATGGCGGTGGTGGCGAGTGGTGAAACCCGCGCCGGTGCCCAGCGTTTCAGCGCGGGAGCGGGCCGGCACGGGGCGTTCAACAAACCGCAGGCCTGA
- a CDS encoding SDR family oxidoreductase produces MSEAIRFEDKVVIVTGAGGGLGRAHALLFAKHGARVVVNDLGGSAHGEGANASAADKVVAEIQAAGGTAIANHDSVTDGGKIVQNALDAFGRIDVVVNNAGILRDKSFVKMEDADWDLVYKVHVEGAYKVTHAAWPHLREQNFGRVIFTASTSGIYGNFGQSNYGMAKLGLYGLTRTLAIEGRKNNVLVNAIAPTGGTRMTEGLIPPQVFDQLKPELVSPLVVYLGSEQCQDTGGLFEVGGGWVGKVRWERSLGAGFDPRAGFSPEDVAGHWKQIGDFEGAVHPDDNVTALREMMANLQKHMKLG; encoded by the coding sequence ATGAGCGAAGCCATCCGTTTCGAAGACAAGGTCGTGATCGTCACTGGCGCCGGTGGCGGCCTCGGTCGGGCCCATGCGCTGCTGTTCGCCAAACACGGTGCGCGGGTGGTGGTCAACGACCTGGGCGGCAGTGCCCACGGCGAAGGTGCCAACGCCTCGGCGGCGGACAAGGTGGTGGCCGAGATCCAGGCGGCCGGCGGTACGGCCATCGCCAACCATGATTCGGTCACCGATGGCGGCAAGATCGTGCAGAACGCCCTGGACGCCTTCGGTCGCATCGACGTGGTGGTCAACAACGCCGGCATCCTGCGCGACAAGTCCTTCGTCAAGATGGAAGACGCCGACTGGGACCTGGTCTACAAGGTCCACGTCGAAGGCGCCTACAAGGTCACCCACGCCGCCTGGCCGCACCTGCGCGAGCAGAACTTCGGCCGGGTGATCTTCACCGCCTCCACCTCGGGCATCTACGGCAATTTCGGCCAGTCCAACTACGGCATGGCCAAGCTCGGCCTGTACGGCCTGACCCGCACCCTGGCGATCGAAGGGCGCAAGAACAACGTGCTGGTCAACGCCATCGCCCCTACCGGCGGTACGCGCATGACCGAAGGCCTGATCCCGCCGCAGGTATTCGACCAGCTCAAGCCTGAACTGGTCAGCCCGCTGGTGGTGTACCTCGGCAGCGAGCAGTGCCAGGACACCGGCGGTCTCTTTGAGGTCGGCGGCGGCTGGGTCGGCAAGGTACGTTGGGAGCGCAGCCTGGGCGCCGGTTTCGATCCGCGTGCCGGCTTCAGCCCGGAAGACGTGGCCGGCCACTGGAAACAGATCGGCGACTTCGAGGGGGCCGTGCATCCGGATGACAACGTCACCGCGCTGCGCGAGATGATGGCGAACCTGCAGAAGCACATGAAGCTCGGCTAA
- a CDS encoding DUF1569 domain-containing protein — MQRRTVLKGAAVGGAVVLGAGFWALPTGVAPAALTLEGAQQALVALATRELTSLKGWSPSEVFNHCAQSVEYSMDGYPQLKPAWFRHSVGPLAFSVFSARGAMRHPLDEVIPGAAPLLEPASTVAAIARLQAALVRFDAHSGDLHPHFAYGALSHAEYTQAHVLHLYNHLSLIRVVDQSA, encoded by the coding sequence ATGCAGCGACGTACTGTCTTGAAGGGGGCCGCCGTGGGCGGTGCAGTGGTGCTGGGGGCGGGATTCTGGGCGTTGCCCACGGGCGTGGCGCCTGCCGCGCTGACGCTGGAGGGCGCGCAGCAGGCGCTGGTCGCGCTGGCCACCCGCGAGCTGACCAGCCTCAAGGGCTGGAGCCCGAGCGAGGTATTCAACCACTGCGCGCAGAGCGTCGAGTACTCCATGGATGGCTACCCGCAGCTGAAACCGGCCTGGTTCCGCCACAGCGTCGGGCCGCTGGCCTTCAGCGTATTCAGCGCCCGCGGCGCCATGCGCCACCCGCTCGATGAAGTGATTCCCGGCGCCGCCCCCCTGCTCGAGCCAGCCAGCACGGTGGCCGCCATCGCCCGCCTGCAGGCGGCGCTAGTGCGCTTCGACGCCCACAGTGGCGACTTGCACCCGCACTTCGCCTACGGTGCCCTCAGTCATGCCGAGTACACCCAGGCCCATGTGCTGCATCTGTATAACCATCTGAGCCTGATTCGCGTGGTGGATCAATCTGCCTGA
- a CDS encoding alpha/beta fold hydrolase — protein sequence MTALPGIALDEWRAQGQGFTFKGHAIRYWVAGALDAEPLLLIHGFPTASWDWHYLWQALAQRYRVIACDMLGFGYSAKPRGHAYSLLEQADLQQALLAHLSISGPVHVLAHDYGDSVAQELLARHHEGRIQLASCVFLNGGLFPETHRPVLMQKLLLSPLGPLLGKLFSRGKLKANLNKVFGPHTPPSEAELDAFWSLIAHNDGPAVMHRLIRYMPERRQQRERWVAAMQKGGVPLRVIDGALDPISGAHMVARYRELIANADTVLLEQIGHYPQTEAPAEVLAHYLQFREWLEAKTCSDVLS from the coding sequence GTGACGGCGCTGCCAGGCATCGCCCTGGATGAATGGCGGGCGCAGGGGCAGGGCTTCACCTTCAAGGGCCACGCCATCCGCTACTGGGTGGCCGGGGCGCTGGACGCCGAGCCGCTGCTGCTGATCCATGGCTTCCCCACTGCCAGCTGGGACTGGCACTACCTATGGCAGGCGCTGGCGCAGCGTTATCGGGTGATCGCTTGCGACATGCTCGGCTTCGGCTATTCCGCCAAGCCGCGCGGGCATGCCTACAGCCTGCTGGAACAGGCCGACCTGCAGCAGGCGCTGCTGGCCCACCTGAGCATTAGCGGGCCGGTGCATGTGCTGGCCCACGATTACGGCGACAGCGTTGCCCAGGAGCTGCTGGCACGGCACCACGAGGGGCGCATCCAGCTGGCCAGCTGCGTGTTCCTCAATGGTGGGCTGTTTCCGGAAACCCATCGCCCGGTGCTGATGCAGAAATTGCTGCTCAGCCCACTGGGTCCGCTGCTCGGCAAGCTGTTCTCGCGCGGCAAGCTGAAGGCCAACCTGAATAAGGTGTTCGGCCCGCACACCCCGCCCAGCGAGGCGGAGCTGGATGCCTTCTGGAGCTTGATCGCGCACAACGACGGCCCGGCGGTGATGCACCGGCTGATCCGCTACATGCCCGAGCGCCGCCAGCAGCGCGAACGCTGGGTGGCGGCCATGCAGAAGGGTGGGGTGCCGCTGCGGGTGATCGATGGCGCACTCGACCCGATTTCCGGGGCGCACATGGTGGCGCGCTACCGCGAGCTGATTGCCAACGCCGACACCGTGTTGCTGGAGCAGATCGGCCACTATCCGCAGACCGAGGCACCCGCAGAGGTGCTCGCTCACTACCTGCAATTCCGTGAATGGCTGGAGGCCAAAACATGCAGCGACGTACTGTCTTGA
- a CDS encoding class II aldolase/adducin family protein translates to MTAAQALPQLNVRDQVSAAEWQTRVDLAACYRLIALYGWDDLIFTHISAKIPGTEEFLINPFGLMFHEITASSLVKIDLAGHKLMDSPFDINPAGYTIHSAVHEVRHDAACVLHIHTPSGIAVSAQKQGLLPLSQQSLFVLSSLAYHGYEGVALNHDEKARLQADLGDKNFMILPNHGLLTAGGSIADTFLMMFTLQRACEVQVMAQSGGAELIHIPQQILAGAKAMVAGVMKTPQGMGGQLAWPALLRKLDAQMPGYAA, encoded by the coding sequence ATGACCGCTGCCCAAGCCCTGCCTCAACTGAATGTGCGCGACCAGGTTTCCGCCGCCGAGTGGCAGACCCGCGTCGACCTGGCTGCCTGCTACCGGCTGATCGCCCTGTATGGCTGGGATGACCTGATCTTCACCCACATCTCGGCGAAGATTCCCGGCACCGAAGAGTTCCTGATCAACCCTTTCGGCCTGATGTTCCACGAAATCACCGCCTCCAGCCTGGTGAAGATCGACCTGGCCGGTCACAAGCTGATGGACAGCCCGTTCGACATCAACCCGGCCGGCTACACCATCCACAGTGCGGTGCATGAGGTGCGTCACGACGCTGCCTGCGTGCTGCATATCCACACCCCGTCGGGCATCGCCGTGTCCGCGCAGAAGCAGGGCCTGCTGCCGCTGTCGCAGCAGTCGCTGTTCGTCCTCTCCAGCCTGGCCTACCACGGTTACGAGGGCGTGGCCCTCAACCATGACGAGAAGGCCCGCTTGCAGGCCGACCTGGGCGACAAGAACTTCATGATCCTGCCCAACCACGGCCTGCTCACCGCCGGTGGCAGCATCGCCGACACCTTCCTGATGATGTTCACCCTGCAGCGCGCCTGCGAAGTGCAGGTCATGGCGCAGAGCGGCGGCGCCGAGCTGATCCATATTCCGCAGCAGATCCTCGCGGGCGCCAAGGCCATGGTCGCCGGGGTGATGAAGACTCCGCAGGGCATGGGTGGCCAGCTGGCCTGGCCGGCCCTGCTGCGCAAGCTCGATGCGCAGATGCCGGGCTACGCCGCGTGA
- a CDS encoding cupin domain-containing protein, with protein MHPRAAELIRELQLVAHPEGGYYRRLFTSAQQSADGRAASSAILFLLPAGAVSRWHRVDADELWHFHEGEPLQLLSAASPQQVQVERLGPVAAGQLPQRVVPAHAWQAARSLGAFSLVGCTVAPEFRFEGFRLLADDAQAQQDWPLLVRGYPELL; from the coding sequence ATGCACCCGCGTGCCGCCGAGCTGATCCGCGAGCTGCAGCTGGTCGCCCATCCGGAGGGCGGCTATTACCGCCGTCTGTTCACCTCGGCGCAGCAGTCGGCCGACGGCCGCGCGGCGTCCAGCGCGATCCTCTTCCTGCTGCCGGCCGGCGCGGTTAGCCGCTGGCACCGGGTGGATGCCGACGAGTTGTGGCATTTCCACGAGGGCGAACCGCTGCAGCTGTTGAGCGCAGCGAGTCCGCAGCAGGTGCAGGTCGAGCGGCTGGGGCCGGTGGCGGCGGGGCAGTTGCCGCAACGGGTGGTGCCGGCGCATGCCTGGCAGGCGGCGCGCAGCCTCGGCGCCTTCAGCCTGGTCGGTTGCACGGTGGCGCCGGAGTTCCGTTTCGAAGGCTTCCGCCTGCTCGCCGATGATGCTCAGGCGCAGCAGGACTGGCCGCTGCTGGTGCGGGGCTATCCCGAACTGCTCTGA
- a CDS encoding flavodoxin, whose product MKVAILSGSVYGAAEEVARRAVELLNAAGFEAWHKAGASLAEVQAQAPEALLAVTSTTGMGELPGNLQGFYYETRDVFPAWSGKPFAVLALGDSSYDTFCGGGELMRELFAELGMREALPMLRLDASESVTPEDDAEPWLGELIAALRA is encoded by the coding sequence ATGAAAGTCGCCATTCTGTCCGGCTCGGTTTACGGTGCCGCCGAAGAAGTTGCCCGTCGCGCCGTCGAGTTGCTCAATGCCGCCGGTTTCGAGGCCTGGCACAAGGCCGGGGCCAGCCTCGCTGAGGTGCAGGCCCAAGCCCCCGAGGCGCTGCTGGCGGTGACCTCGACCACCGGCATGGGCGAGCTGCCGGGCAACCTGCAGGGCTTCTATTACGAGACCCGTGACGTTTTCCCCGCCTGGAGTGGCAAACCCTTTGCCGTGCTGGCCCTCGGTGATTCCAGCTACGACACCTTCTGCGGTGGCGGCGAGCTGATGCGCGAGCTGTTTGCCGAGCTGGGCATGCGCGAGGCGCTGCCGATGTTGCGTCTGGATGCCAGCGAAAGCGTGACCCCGGAAGACGACGCCGAGCCCTGGCTGGGCGAGCTGATCGCGGCCCTGCGCGCCTGA
- a CDS encoding PAS domain-containing protein, translating to MINAKLLQLVIDASNDGIVVAEQEGDDNILIYANPAFERLSGYGSDDILYQDCRFLQGSDRDQPGLQVIREAIRSQKPCRQIIRNYRRDGSAFWNELSITPVFNEGDQLTYYIGIQKDVSEEVEAKERVRELEAEVSRLKDELAALKASH from the coding sequence ATGATCAATGCCAAGCTGCTGCAACTGGTGATCGATGCCTCCAACGACGGCATCGTGGTCGCCGAACAGGAAGGCGACGACAACATCCTGATCTACGCCAACCCGGCCTTCGAGCGCCTGTCTGGCTATGGCAGCGACGACATCCTCTATCAGGATTGCCGCTTCCTGCAGGGCAGCGACCGCGACCAGCCTGGCCTGCAGGTCATTCGCGAAGCGATCCGCAGCCAGAAACCGTGCCGGCAGATCATCCGCAACTACCGCCGCGATGGCAGTGCATTCTGGAATGAACTGTCGATCACTCCGGTATTCAACGAAGGCGACCAGCTGACCTACTACATCGGCATCCAGAAGGATGTCAGCGAAGAAGTGGAAGCCAAAGAGCGGGTTCGGGAACTTGAGGCCGAAGTCAGCCGTCTCAAGGACGAACTCGCGGCACTCAAGGCCTCCCACTGA
- a CDS encoding PilZ domain-containing protein: MSEQSALSSEELDFLRQVFSSQLIGKPLHIPSFKVDGGALANALFSRLGQHAQLNLEARMGNYRMSFPLQMVEDEMHSLQLEMGAPSIYEEGAIRRPWRLVLDKPLTLREQDGAASSLLVHEIAPDSLLIGPRGKTALPEDFSLWLPLPGQEAIPVHARRIRQTGQRAAYSLLLRHSEHTERIRQFIFEQYRQQNPQLQAVS; this comes from the coding sequence ATGTCCGAGCAAAGTGCACTGTCCAGCGAAGAGCTGGATTTCCTCCGCCAGGTATTCAGCAGCCAGCTGATTGGCAAGCCCCTGCACATTCCCAGCTTCAAGGTCGATGGTGGGGCACTGGCCAATGCCCTGTTCAGCCGGCTGGGGCAGCACGCCCAGCTAAATCTGGAAGCGCGCATGGGCAACTACCGCATGTCTTTCCCCCTGCAAATGGTGGAAGACGAAATGCACAGCCTGCAGCTGGAAATGGGGGCACCAAGCATCTACGAAGAAGGCGCCATCCGCCGCCCATGGCGTCTGGTGCTGGACAAGCCACTGACCCTGCGGGAACAAGATGGTGCAGCGAGCAGCCTGCTGGTGCACGAAATCGCCCCCGACAGCCTGCTGATCGGGCCGCGCGGTAAAACAGCCCTGCCCGAGGACTTCAGCCTCTGGCTCCCTCTCCCCGGCCAGGAAGCCATCCCGGTGCACGCCCGGCGCATCCGCCAGACTGGACAGCGAGCGGCCTACAGCCTGCTGCTGCGCCATAGCGAACATACCGAACGCATCCGTCAGTTCATCTTCGAGCAGTATCGCCAGCAGAACCCGCAATTGCAGGCAGTCAGCTGA
- the ahpC gene encoding alkyl hydroperoxide reductase subunit C, which produces MNLINTQVQPFKANAFHNGEFIEVTEQSLKGKWSVLIFMPAAFTFNCPTEIEDAANNYAEFQKAGTEVYIVTTDTHFSHKVWHETSPAVGKAQFPLIGDPTHALTNAFGVHIPEEGLALRGTFVINPEGVIKTVEIHSNEIARDVSETLRKLKAAQYTAANPGQVCPAKWKEGEKTLAPSLDLVGKI; this is translated from the coding sequence ATGAACCTCATCAACACCCAAGTTCAGCCTTTCAAAGCCAACGCTTTCCACAACGGCGAATTCATCGAAGTGACCGAGCAATCGCTGAAGGGCAAATGGTCGGTGCTGATCTTCATGCCGGCAGCCTTCACCTTCAACTGCCCGACCGAAATCGAAGACGCCGCCAACAACTACGCCGAGTTCCAGAAGGCCGGTACCGAGGTGTACATCGTCACCACCGACACCCACTTCTCGCACAAGGTCTGGCACGAAACTTCCCCGGCCGTTGGCAAGGCTCAGTTCCCGCTGATCGGTGACCCGACCCACGCCCTGACCAACGCTTTCGGCGTGCACATCCCGGAAGAAGGCCTGGCCCTGCGCGGCACCTTCGTGATCAACCCGGAAGGCGTGATCAAGACCGTGGAAATCCACTCCAACGAAATCGCTCGTGACGTGTCGGAAACCCTGCGCAAGCTGAAAGCTGCCCAGTACACCGCCGCCAACCCGGGTCAGGTTTGCCCGGCCAAGTGGAAAGAAGGCGAGAAGACCCTGGCTCCGTCCCTGGACCTGGTCGGCAAAATCTAA
- the ahpF gene encoding alkyl hydroperoxide reductase subunit F, whose translation MLDATLKTQLKAYLEKVTQPFEIVASLDDGEKSQELLGLLQDIVGLTDKITLKTDGNDARRPSFALVRPGADIGVSFAGIPMGHEFTSLVLALLQVGGHPSKLDADTIAQIQAIEGKFEFETYFSLSCQNCPDVVQALNLMAVLNPNIRNVSIDGALFQEEVERRQVMAVPSIYLNGEVFASGRMEVKEILAKIDTGAANRDAEKMSAKAAFDVLIIGGGPAGAAAAIYAARKGIRTGVAAERFGGQVLDTMAIENFISVQETEGPKLARALEEHVKQYEVDIMNLQRASALIPASSEGGLHEVKFDSGASLKAKTVILSTGARWREMNVPGEQEYRNKGVAYCPHCDGPLFKGKRVAVIGGGNSGVEAAIDLAGIVAQVTLIEFDSQLRADAVLQKKLHSLPNVKVITSALTTEVKGDGQKVSGLVYKDRNSDELHSVELEGIFVQIGLLPNSDWLKGVVELTPRGEIIVDAKGGTNIPGVFAAGDVTTVPYKQIVIAMGEGSKASLSAFDHLIRQS comes from the coding sequence ATGTTGGATGCCACGCTTAAAACCCAGTTGAAGGCCTACCTCGAAAAGGTCACCCAGCCGTTCGAAATCGTCGCCTCCCTCGATGACGGCGAAAAGTCCCAGGAACTGCTCGGACTGCTGCAAGACATAGTCGGTTTGACCGACAAGATCACCCTCAAGACCGACGGCAATGATGCTCGCCGTCCATCCTTCGCCCTGGTGCGTCCGGGCGCCGATATCGGCGTCAGCTTCGCCGGTATTCCCATGGGCCACGAGTTCACCTCGCTGGTGCTGGCCCTGCTGCAGGTCGGTGGTCACCCGTCCAAACTGGACGCAGACACCATCGCTCAGATCCAGGCCATCGAAGGCAAGTTCGAGTTCGAGACCTATTTCTCGCTGTCCTGCCAGAACTGCCCGGACGTGGTCCAGGCGCTGAACCTGATGGCCGTGCTCAACCCCAATATCCGTAACGTGTCGATCGACGGCGCGCTGTTCCAGGAAGAAGTCGAGCGCCGCCAGGTGATGGCCGTGCCGAGCATCTACCTGAACGGCGAGGTGTTCGCCTCGGGCCGCATGGAAGTGAAGGAAATCCTCGCCAAGATCGACACTGGCGCCGCCAACCGCGATGCCGAGAAGATGAGCGCCAAGGCTGCCTTCGACGTGCTGATCATCGGCGGCGGCCCGGCCGGCGCTGCGGCGGCCATCTATGCCGCGCGCAAAGGCATCCGCACTGGCGTGGCGGCCGAGCGTTTCGGCGGCCAGGTGCTGGACACCATGGCCATCGAGAACTTCATCTCCGTGCAGGAAACCGAAGGGCCGAAGCTGGCCCGCGCCCTGGAAGAGCACGTCAAGCAATACGAAGTCGACATCATGAACCTGCAGCGCGCCAGCGCCCTGATCCCGGCCAGCAGCGAGGGCGGTCTGCACGAAGTCAAGTTCGACAGCGGTGCCAGCCTCAAGGCCAAGACCGTAATTCTCTCCACCGGCGCACGCTGGAGGGAGATGAACGTGCCGGGCGAACAGGAGTACCGCAACAAGGGCGTGGCCTACTGCCCGCACTGCGACGGCCCGCTGTTCAAGGGCAAGCGCGTGGCGGTGATCGGCGGTGGCAACTCCGGCGTGGAAGCGGCCATCGACCTGGCCGGCATCGTCGCCCAGGTCACCCTGATCGAGTTCGACAGCCAGCTGCGCGCCGATGCCGTGCTGCAGAAGAAGCTGCACAGTCTGCCCAACGTCAAGGTCATCACCAGCGCCCTGACCACCGAGGTCAAAGGCGACGGGCAGAAGGTCAGTGGCCTGGTGTACAAGGATCGCAACAGCGATGAACTGCACAGCGTCGAGCTGGAAGGCATCTTCGTGCAGATCGGCCTGCTGCCCAACAGCGACTGGCTGAAAGGCGTGGTGGAGCTGACCCCGCGCGGCGAGATCATCGTCGACGCCAAGGGCGGCACCAACATCCCCGGCGTATTCGCTGCCGGCGACGTGACCACCGTGCCCTACAAGCAGATCGTCATCGCCATGGGTGAAGGCTCGAAAGCTTCGCTGAGCGCCTTCGACCACCTGATCCGCCAGAGCTGA
- a CDS encoding DUF3820 family protein translates to MNPEDLLLLVTRTMPFGKYKDRLLADLPGHYLNWFARTGFPKGEIGRLLALMQEIDHNGLKPLLDPLRQRRG, encoded by the coding sequence ATGAACCCCGAAGACCTCCTCCTGCTGGTCACCCGTACCATGCCCTTCGGCAAGTACAAGGACCGCCTGCTCGCCGACCTGCCCGGCCACTACCTCAACTGGTTTGCCCGCACCGGTTTCCCCAAGGGCGAGATCGGCCGCCTGCTGGCACTGATGCAGGAGATCGACCACAACGGCCTCAAGCCGCTGCTCGACCCGCTGCGCCAACGCCGGGGCTGA
- a CDS encoding SDR family oxidoreductase codes for MHPYFSLQGRTALVTGGTRGIGRMIAQGFLEAGARVFICARDGAACLQTAEELSVHGECIGLAADLSSEEGARALAAELSGRLSQLDILVNNAGTTWGGPLETYPVKGWEKVMQLNVTSVFSCIQQLLPLLRKAGSAQNPARIINIGSVAGISAFGEQAYAYGPSKAALHQLSRILAKELVGEHINLNVIAPGRFPSKMTKHIAQDEAAMAEDVAHIPMQRWGREEEMAALAISLASAAGAYMTGNIIPIDGGFSL; via the coding sequence ATGCATCCCTACTTCAGCCTGCAAGGCCGCACCGCCCTGGTTACCGGCGGCACCCGTGGTATCGGCCGGATGATCGCCCAGGGCTTCCTCGAAGCGGGCGCGCGGGTGTTCATCTGCGCCCGCGATGGCGCCGCCTGCCTGCAGACAGCCGAAGAGCTTTCGGTACATGGCGAATGCATCGGCCTGGCTGCCGACCTGTCCAGCGAGGAAGGCGCCAGGGCGCTGGCTGCCGAGCTGAGTGGCCGCCTCAGCCAACTGGATATCCTGGTCAACAACGCCGGCACCACCTGGGGCGGGCCGCTGGAGACCTACCCGGTGAAAGGCTGGGAGAAAGTCATGCAGCTCAACGTGACCTCGGTGTTCAGCTGCATCCAGCAACTGCTGCCACTGCTGCGCAAGGCCGGCAGCGCACAGAACCCGGCGCGCATCATCAATATCGGCTCGGTGGCCGGCATCAGCGCCTTCGGTGAACAGGCCTACGCCTACGGCCCGAGCAAGGCCGCGCTGCACCAGCTGTCGCGCATCCTGGCCAAGGAGCTGGTCGGTGAGCACATCAACCTCAACGTGATCGCCCCCGGACGCTTCCCGAGCAAGATGACCAAGCACATCGCTCAGGACGAAGCGGCCATGGCCGAAGACGTCGCGCATATCCCCATGCAGCGCTGGGGCCGCGAAGAGGAAATGGCCGCCCTGGCCATCAGCCTGGCCAGCGCGGCAGGCGCCTACATGACCGGCAATATCATTCCCATCGACGGCGGTTTCAGCCTGTAA